A stretch of Zonotrichia leucophrys gambelii isolate GWCS_2022_RI chromosome 19, RI_Zleu_2.0, whole genome shotgun sequence DNA encodes these proteins:
- the ALKBH4 gene encoding alpha-ketoglutarate-dependent dioxygenase alkB homolog 4 yields MQAGTGGMQAAGGGGGPGCGCKGIRSCLLCEGPAPAAPPPQGEDNFTYCPATGLAKGNEHSEFAGWAFPFPGVFLVEEFISEDEECEIVELMDQDDWKPSQSGRKKQDYGPKVNFKKQRLKAGSFTGLPSFSRKIVAQMKACAVLSGFLPVEQCNLDYRPERGSAIDPHFDDWWLWGERLVSLNLLSQTVLSMSCDSQDTIQLFPISSKEELTPPAPSTQTSACRNPGEEGTECLLSPRQVPGKEVSVAILLPQRSLVVLHGDARYKWKHGIRRRHIQHRRVCITFRELSAEFCAGGRHEELGKELLQIALSFQGRPV; encoded by the exons ATGCAGGCGGGAACCGGCGGGATGcaggcggcgggcggcggcggagggCCGGGCTGCGGCTGCAAGGGGATccgctcctgcctgctctgcgAGGGGCCCGCGCCGGCCGCTCCGCCCCCGCAG GGAGAAGATAATTTCACTTACTGTCCAGCAACAGGTCTAGCTAAAGGAAATGAGCACTCGGAATTTGCTGGCTGGGCATTTCCCTTTCCAGGGGTGTTCCTGGTGGAGGAGTTCATTAGTGAAGATGAAGAGTGTGAGATAGTGGAACTGATGGATCAAGATGACTGGAAACCATCACAGTCTGGCCGAAAGAAACAG GACTACGGACCCAAAGTGAACTTCAAGAAACAAAGGCTGAAAGCTGGCAGCTTTACTGGCTTGCCAAGTTTCAGCAGGAAGATTGTGGCACAGATGAaggcctgtgctgtgctcagtggTTTCTTACCTGTGGAACAGTGTAACCTGGATTACAGACCAGAGAGGGGCTCTGCCATCGACCCCCACTTTGATGACTGGTGGCTCTGGGGGGAGCGCCTGGTCAGCCTGAACCTGCTCTCACAAACTGTGCTCTCCATGTCCTGCGACTCACAGGACACCATCCaattatttcccatttccagtaAGGAAGAATTAACCCCCCCTGCACCTTCCACGCAGACATCAGCGTGCAGAAATCCAGGAGAAGAGGGAACCGAGTGCCTATTGTCGCCGAGGCAGGTTCCGGGGAAGGAGGTGAGCGTGGCCATCCTCTTGCCCCAGAGGTCGCTGGTGGTGCTGCACGGGGATGCGCGGTACAAGTGGAAGCACGGCATCCGCCGCAGGCACATCCAGCACCGCCGCGTCTGCATCACCTTCAGGGAGCTCTCGGCCGAGTTCTGCGCCGGGGGCAGGCACGAGGAGCTGGGCAAAGAACTGCTACAAATTGCTCTTTCCTTCCAGGGGAGACCCGTGTGA
- the ORAI2 gene encoding protein orai-2 yields the protein MSTELNVPVDPSTPACCSEPGTKGMDYRDWVRRSYLELVTSNHHSVQALSWRKLYLSRAKLKASSRTSALLSGFAMVAMVEVQLEVQYKYPQMLLIAFSACTTVLVAVHLFALLISTCILPNVEAVSNIHNLNSISESPHERMHPYIELAWGFSTVLGILLFLAEVVLLCWIKFLPVGSILKNETTNVEKPSSHAGWQSALVSTIIMVPVGLIFVVFTIHFYRSLVRHKTERHNREIEELHKLKVQLDGHDRGMQVV from the exons ATGAGCACTGAATTAAACGTTCCGGTGGATCCTTccactcctgcctgctgctctgagcctggcacCAAGGGCATGGATTATCGGGACTGGGTCCGAAGGAGCTACCTGGAGCTGGTCACCTCCAACCACCACTCTGTGCAAGCCCTGTCCTGGAGAAAACTGTACCTGAGCCGAGCCAAACTGAAAGCCTCCAGCAgaacctctgctctgctctctggatTTGCAATG GTGGCCATGGTGGAGGTGCAGCTGGAGGTGCAGTACAAGTACCCCCAGATGCTGCTGATCGCCTTCAGCGCCTGCACCACGGTGCTGGTGGCCGTTCACCTCTTCGCCCTCCTCATCAGCACCTGCATCCTGCCCAACGTGGAGGCTGTGAGCAACATCCACAACCTGAACTCCATCAGTGAGTCCCCCCACGAGCGCATGCACCCCTACATCGAGCTGGCCTGGGGCTTCTCCACCGTCCTGGGCATCCTCCTGTTCCTCGCTGAAGTCGTGCTCCTGTGCTGGATTAAATTCCTGCCAGTGGGCTCCATCCTGAAAAACGAGACCACCAACGTGGAGAAGCCCAGCAGCCACGCAGGGTGGCAGTCAGCACTGGTGTCCACCATCATCATGGTCCCTGTGGGTCTGATTTTTGTCGTCTTCACCATCCACTTCTACCGCTCCTTGGTGCGGCACAAAACGGAGCGGCACAACCGGGAGATCGAGGAGCTCCACAAACTGAAAGTGCAGCTGGATGGGCATGACAGAGGCATGCAGGTGGTGTGA